One genomic region from Branchiostoma lanceolatum isolate klBraLanc5 chromosome 7, klBraLanc5.hap2, whole genome shotgun sequence encodes:
- the LOC136438425 gene encoding lachesin-like gives MVDSNPKADVTWRKVGGSLPSLKMPREHVLHLPKVSKEDGGMYQCEADNGVPPHGLGTVNLQVYHGPIMDSTMEDEVTMLYGQDDQSVHCVVTGNPKPHIRWRRKDTSLYWDNPLRFHRVRYDVQGTYQCVAASDGFREVTKDVFIDVVGKPAIGNGPTTVAVVDGGTARLHCEILGDPLPGRVTWFWRNNKGVENVVMATDYGLSIIEKPTNDGTSSTVLLKDVGISEEGTYVCQAANMFGEARREIRLEVTGTPGSLVVIVISMTTATLGLVGAVIVCVAVKKRWICGEQKHDTSTLSSTRSMPPVPKSVKRLGHGTNDSGVEDLELQELDGTLKPRPPPRAGKEWTSVGLSYTGLAQVNALPPYATVERHRPDGQDIRSRDDIPEEAAMDTEYTEHLAMEAPTPPPTDNLGRWRARAPPGGLSVRSSMHEAENEAESI, from the exons ATGGTGGACAGCAACCCCAAGGCTGACGTCACGTGGCGGAAAGTCGGAGGCAGTCTCCCGTCTCTTAAGATGCCAAG GGAGCACGTTCTACATCTGCCGAAGGTGTCCAAAGAGGACGGTGGAATGTACCAATGTGAGGCTGATAATGGGGTCCCACCTCATGGACTAGGAACGGTCAACCTGCAAGTTTACC ATGGTCCAATAATGGACTCCACGATGGAAGACGAGGTGACGATGCTGTACGGCCAGGACGACCAGTCCGTCCACTGTGTCGTCACCGGGAACCCCAAACCCCACATCCGCTGGCGGCGGAAGGATACAAGTCTGTACTGGGACAACCCGCTCCGCTTCCACCGGGTGCGGTACGACGTGCAGGGCACGTATCAATGCGTGGCTGCCAGCGACGGCTTCCGGGAAGTCACCAAGGACGTTTTTATCGATGTTGTGG GTAAACCGGCCATTGGGAATGGTCCAACTACAGTTGCAGTGGTGGACGGAGGTACCGCGAGACTTCACTGCGAGATTCTCGGAGACCCGTTACCCGGCAGGGTGACCTGGTTCTGGCGGAACAACAAAGGGGTCGAgaatgttgtcatggcaacagacTACGGGTTGTCAATCATCGAGAAACCG ACGAATGACGGGACGTCCAGTACCGTCCTCCTGAAGGATGTCGGGATATCCGAAGAAGGGACGTACGTCTGTCAGGCCGCCAACATGTTCGGGGAGGCGCGGAGGGAAATCCGCCTGGAGGTGACAG GCACACCCGGATCTCTGGTGGTCATCGTAATCTCTATGACAACGGCGACACTGGGGCTTGTGGGAGCAGTTATCGTTTGTGTAGCTGTGAAGAAACGGTGGATCTGTGGGGAACAGAAACATG ACACGTCTACGCTGTCCTCTACCCGCTCGATGCCTCCGGTCCCGAAGTCCGTGAAGAGGCTGGGGCATGGTACGAACGACTCCGGTGTGGAGgacctggaactgcaggagttgGACGGGACCCTGAAGCCGCGCCCGCCGCCTCGGGCTGGCAAGGAGTGGACGTCCGTGGggctgtcctacacag GTCTGGCACAAGTCAACGCGCTGCCTCCGTACGCAACCGTGGAGCGGCATCGGCCGGACGGGCAGGACATCCGGTCACGTGACGACATACCGGAAGAAGCTGCTATGGACACTGAGTACACTGAGCATCTTGCA ATGGAGGCTCCGACTCCGCCTCCTACGGACAACCTGGGACGGTGGAGAGCACGAGCGCCACCTGGCGGTCTGTCTGTGCGCAGCAGCATGCATGAGGCGGAGAACGAGGCAGAAAGCATCTGA